From a single Kitasatospora azatica KCTC 9699 genomic region:
- a CDS encoding fumarate reductase/succinate dehydrogenase flavoprotein subunit: MEEYDVVVVGAGGAGLRAAIEARQQGLRVAVICKSLFGKAHTVMAEGGIAASMGNANSADNWQVHFRDTMRGGKFLNHWRMAELHAKEAPDRVWELETWGALFDRTKDGRISQRNFGGHEYPRLAHVGDRTGLELIRTLQQQVVALQQRDHRESGDYESGLKVFQEYTVTRILKDGERVAGVFGYRRESGQFFTIAAPAVILATGGIGKSFKVTSNSWEYTGDGHALALLAGARLLNMEFIQFHPTGMVWPPSVKGILVTESVRGDGGVLRNSEGKRFMFDYVPEVFRGQYAETEAEADGWYADPAAHRRPPELLPRDEVARAINSEVKAGRGTPHGGVYLDVSSRLPAEEIIRRLPSMHHQFKELADVDITREPMEVGPTCHYVMGGVEVDPDTAASPSVPGLYACGEVAGGMHGSNRLGGNSLSDLLVFGRRAGLHAAEYARGLGGRPVPERAELDAAAAEALAPFGEGREHPYALHQELQQTMNDLVGIIRRAGEMKQALDRLAVLRRRAAEVTVEGHRQFNPGWHLALDLRNMLLVSECVARAALLRRESRGGHTREDWPGMDRDWRRVNLVCSLTDQQVEVVRQANPPFRADLLALFDRTELAKYFTPEELSDEL, from the coding sequence ATGGAGGAGTACGACGTCGTGGTGGTCGGCGCCGGCGGGGCCGGACTGCGGGCCGCGATCGAGGCCCGGCAGCAGGGGCTGCGGGTCGCGGTGATCTGCAAGTCGCTCTTCGGCAAGGCGCACACCGTGATGGCCGAGGGCGGGATCGCCGCCTCGATGGGCAATGCGAACAGCGCGGACAACTGGCAGGTGCACTTCCGCGACACCATGCGCGGCGGCAAGTTCCTCAACCACTGGCGGATGGCCGAACTGCACGCCAAGGAGGCGCCGGACCGGGTCTGGGAGCTGGAGACCTGGGGTGCGCTGTTCGACCGGACCAAGGACGGCCGGATCTCCCAGCGCAACTTCGGCGGGCACGAGTACCCGCGGCTGGCCCACGTCGGCGACCGCACCGGACTCGAGCTGATCCGCACCCTGCAGCAGCAGGTGGTGGCGCTGCAACAGCGGGACCACCGGGAATCGGGCGACTACGAATCAGGCCTGAAGGTATTTCAGGAATATACGGTTACGCGAATATTGAAAGACGGTGAACGCGTCGCCGGCGTCTTCGGCTACCGGCGCGAGAGCGGCCAGTTCTTCACCATCGCCGCACCCGCCGTGATCCTGGCCACCGGCGGGATCGGCAAGTCCTTCAAAGTGACCTCCAACTCCTGGGAGTACACCGGCGACGGGCACGCGCTCGCACTGCTCGCCGGCGCCCGGCTGCTCAACATGGAGTTCATCCAGTTCCACCCGACCGGCATGGTCTGGCCGCCCTCGGTGAAGGGGATCCTGGTCACCGAGTCGGTGCGCGGCGACGGCGGGGTGCTGCGCAACAGCGAGGGCAAGCGGTTCATGTTCGACTACGTCCCCGAGGTCTTCCGCGGCCAGTACGCCGAGACCGAGGCGGAGGCCGACGGCTGGTACGCCGACCCGGCCGCCCACCGCCGCCCGCCCGAGCTGCTGCCCCGCGACGAGGTCGCCCGGGCGATCAACTCCGAGGTCAAGGCCGGGCGCGGCACCCCGCACGGCGGGGTCTACCTGGACGTCTCCAGCCGGCTGCCGGCCGAGGAGATCATCCGGCGGCTGCCCTCGATGCACCACCAGTTCAAGGAGCTCGCGGACGTGGACATCACCCGCGAGCCGATGGAGGTCGGGCCGACCTGCCACTACGTGATGGGTGGCGTCGAGGTGGACCCCGACACCGCGGCCAGCCCCTCGGTGCCCGGTCTGTACGCCTGCGGCGAGGTGGCCGGCGGGATGCACGGCTCCAACCGGCTGGGCGGCAACTCGCTCTCCGACCTGCTGGTCTTCGGCCGCCGGGCCGGGCTGCACGCAGCCGAGTACGCGCGGGGCCTGGGCGGGCGCCCGGTGCCCGAGCGGGCCGAACTGGACGCGGCCGCCGCCGAGGCGCTGGCACCGTTCGGCGAGGGCCGGGAGCACCCGTACGCGCTGCACCAGGAGCTCCAGCAGACCATGAACGACCTGGTCGGCATCATCCGGCGGGCCGGCGAGATGAAGCAGGCCCTGGACCGGCTCGCGGTGCTGCGCCGACGGGCCGCCGAGGTCACCGTGGAGGGCCACCGCCAGTTCAACCCCGGCTGGCACCTGGCCCTGGACCTGCGCAACATGCTGCTGGTCTCGGAGTGCGTGGCCCGCGCCGCGCTGCTGCGCCGGGAGAGCCGCGGCGGCCACACCCGGGAGGACTGGCCGGGCATGGACCGCGACTGGCGCCGGGTCAACCTGGTCTGCTCGCTGACGGACCAGCAGGTCGAGGTGGTCCGGCAGGCCAACCCGCCGTTCCGCGCCGACCTGCTGGCCCTGTTCGACCGCACCGAGCTGGCGAAGTACTTCACACCGGAGGAGCTGTCCGATGAGCTATGA
- a CDS encoding peptide ABC transporter substrate-binding protein, whose translation MPGATRVRWALACATAVALVATGCSSSGGGSSSSNANATFTYQSGEPQNPLQPANANETNGGRVVQNLFRGLVDYDPANGQLRMQVADKIDTSDSQTFNVTLKSGWTFHDGTPVTAKSFVDSWNWSANIKNNQINSDWFSDIQGYTDVHPKAGNPAQGQMSGLTVTDDTHFTIKLANKVSYFEYKLGYVAFSPLPAGFFNDPTGFGQKPIGNGPYQFVSWDHNSQIVTKAFANYAGVDKPKNGGVVFKAYSTAEAAYADLQSNNLDVMDQVPPSALATYKNDLGSRAIDSPQGAIQTIAFTLYQPDWSGANLNKVRQGLSMAIDRDTITKTVLQGSRAPASAWTAQGVAGYKAGTCTACKLDVAQAKTLIQEGGGVPGNSLKITYNADGGHKEWVDAVCNNIRQNTGVNCTGDPKPDFKTFRGAVTSHSQLDGAFRSGWVQDYPLNANFLAQQYRTGASSNDTGYSSAQFDQLAKQADEAPTVQDSETGYQQAEGVLAVDMPSIPLWYYRTNSGYSTKVQNVSFDTFGNPVWTQVQVKG comes from the coding sequence ATGCCTGGAGCCACTCGCGTTCGTTGGGCTTTGGCCTGTGCGACGGCGGTCGCCCTGGTCGCGACCGGTTGCAGCAGCAGCGGCGGCGGTAGCAGCTCGTCCAATGCCAACGCGACCTTCACCTACCAGAGCGGCGAGCCGCAGAACCCCCTGCAGCCCGCCAACGCCAACGAGACGAATGGCGGCCGGGTGGTGCAGAACCTGTTCCGCGGCTTGGTCGACTACGACCCGGCCAACGGACAGCTCCGGATGCAGGTGGCCGACAAGATCGACACCAGTGACTCGCAGACCTTCAACGTCACGCTGAAGTCGGGCTGGACCTTCCACGACGGCACGCCGGTCACGGCGAAGAGCTTCGTCGACTCCTGGAACTGGTCGGCCAACATCAAGAACAACCAGATCAACTCCGACTGGTTCTCCGACATCCAGGGGTACACCGACGTGCACCCCAAGGCCGGCAACCCGGCCCAGGGCCAGATGTCCGGGCTGACCGTCACGGACGACACGCACTTCACGATCAAGCTGGCCAACAAGGTCTCGTACTTCGAGTACAAGCTCGGCTACGTCGCCTTCTCCCCGCTGCCGGCCGGGTTCTTCAACGACCCGACCGGCTTCGGCCAGAAGCCGATCGGCAACGGCCCCTACCAGTTCGTCAGTTGGGACCACAACTCGCAGATCGTCACCAAGGCGTTCGCCAACTACGCGGGCGTGGACAAGCCGAAGAACGGCGGGGTGGTCTTCAAGGCGTACAGCACCGCCGAGGCCGCCTACGCCGACCTGCAGTCCAACAACCTGGACGTGATGGACCAGGTGCCGCCCTCGGCGCTGGCCACCTACAAGAACGACCTCGGCTCCCGGGCCATCGACTCCCCGCAGGGCGCCATCCAGACCATCGCCTTCACGCTCTACCAGCCGGACTGGTCGGGCGCGAACCTGAACAAGGTCCGCCAGGGCCTGTCGATGGCGATCGACCGGGACACCATCACCAAGACGGTGCTGCAGGGCTCCCGCGCGCCGGCCAGCGCCTGGACCGCCCAGGGCGTCGCCGGCTACAAGGCCGGCACCTGCACCGCCTGCAAGCTCGACGTCGCGCAGGCGAAGACGCTGATCCAGGAGGGCGGCGGGGTGCCCGGCAACTCGCTGAAGATCACCTACAACGCCGACGGCGGCCACAAGGAGTGGGTGGACGCGGTCTGCAACAACATCCGCCAGAACACCGGCGTGAACTGCACGGGTGACCCGAAGCCGGACTTCAAGACCTTCCGCGGGGCGGTCACCAGCCACTCGCAGCTCGACGGCGCCTTCCGCAGCGGCTGGGTGCAGGACTACCCGCTGAACGCCAACTTCCTGGCGCAGCAGTACCGCACCGGTGCCTCCTCCAACGACACCGGCTACAGCAGCGCCCAGTTCGACCAGCTGGCCAAGCAGGCCGACGAGGCGCCGACCGTGCAGGACTCGGAGACCGGCTACCAGCAGGCCGAGGGTGTGCTGGCGGTCGACATGCCGTCCATCCCGCTCTGGTACTACCGGACCAACTCCGGCTACTCCACCAAGGTGCAGAACGTCTCCTTCGACACGTTCGGCAACCCGGTCTGGACCCAGGTCCAGGTCAAGGGCTGA
- the typA gene encoding translational GTPase TypA, whose translation MPTRNDIRNVAIVAHVDHGKTTLVDAMLKQAGAFAAHQHLDDRMMDSNDLEREKGITILAKNTAVKYHPKEGGAPITINIIDTPGHADFGGEVERGLSMVDAVVLLVDASEGPLPQTRFVLRKALTAKLPVILCINKTDRPDSRIDEVINETYDLFLDLDATEDQIEFPIVYACARDGVASLTKPENGTVPADSDSLEPFFSTILEHVPAPEYDEDAPLQAHVTNLDADNFLGRIALCRVEQGELRKGQQVAWMKRDGSIQQVKITELLMTEALTRKPAEVAGPGDICAVAGIPDIMIGETLADLENPVALPLITVDEPAISMVIGTNTSPLVGKGGKGHKVTARMVKDRLDRELIGNVSLRVLPTERPDAWEVQGRGELALAILVETMRRELFELTVGKPQVVTKVINGKVHEPVERMTIDSPEEYLGAITQLMAVRKGRMETMTNHGSGWVRMEFIVPSRGLIGFRTQFLTDTRGTGIAHSIFEGHEPWFGELRMRNNGSLVADRAGVVTPFAMMGIQERGTLFVEPTTEVYEGMIVGENSRQDDMDINITKEKKLTNMRAASSDTTENLVPPRKLSLEQSLEFCREDECIEVTPETVRIRKVVLDQKERGRTASRAKKN comes from the coding sequence ATGCCCACGCGCAATGACATCCGCAACGTCGCCATCGTCGCCCACGTCGACCACGGCAAGACGACCCTGGTCGACGCGATGCTCAAGCAGGCCGGCGCCTTCGCGGCCCACCAGCACCTTGACGACCGCATGATGGACTCGAACGACCTGGAGCGCGAGAAGGGCATCACCATTCTCGCGAAGAACACCGCGGTCAAGTACCACCCCAAGGAGGGTGGCGCGCCGATCACCATCAACATCATCGACACCCCCGGCCACGCCGACTTCGGTGGCGAGGTCGAGCGCGGCCTGTCCATGGTGGACGCGGTCGTGCTGCTGGTCGACGCCTCCGAGGGCCCGCTGCCGCAGACCCGCTTCGTGCTGCGCAAGGCGCTGACCGCCAAGCTGCCGGTCATCCTGTGCATCAACAAGACGGACCGCCCGGACTCCCGGATCGACGAGGTCATCAACGAGACCTACGACCTGTTCCTGGACCTGGACGCCACCGAGGACCAGATCGAGTTCCCGATCGTCTACGCCTGTGCCCGTGACGGCGTCGCCTCGCTGACCAAGCCGGAGAACGGCACCGTGCCGGCCGACAGCGACTCGCTGGAGCCGTTCTTCTCCACCATCCTCGAGCACGTCCCGGCCCCGGAGTACGACGAGGACGCCCCGCTGCAGGCGCACGTCACCAACCTGGACGCCGACAACTTCCTCGGCCGCATCGCGCTCTGCCGCGTCGAGCAGGGCGAGCTGCGCAAGGGCCAGCAGGTCGCGTGGATGAAGCGGGACGGCTCGATCCAGCAGGTCAAGATCACCGAGCTGCTGATGACCGAGGCGCTCACCCGCAAGCCGGCCGAGGTGGCCGGCCCCGGCGACATCTGCGCCGTCGCCGGTATCCCGGACATCATGATCGGCGAGACCCTGGCCGACCTGGAGAACCCGGTCGCGCTGCCGCTGATCACGGTGGACGAGCCGGCCATCTCGATGGTCATCGGCACCAACACCTCGCCGCTGGTCGGCAAGGGCGGCAAGGGCCACAAGGTCACCGCCCGGATGGTGAAGGACCGCCTGGACCGCGAGCTGATCGGTAACGTCTCGCTGCGCGTGCTGCCGACCGAGCGTCCCGACGCCTGGGAGGTGCAGGGCCGTGGTGAGCTGGCGCTGGCCATTCTGGTCGAGACCATGCGCCGGGAGCTCTTCGAGCTGACCGTCGGCAAGCCGCAGGTGGTCACCAAGGTCATCAACGGCAAGGTGCACGAGCCGGTCGAGCGGATGACGATCGACAGCCCCGAGGAGTACCTCGGCGCGATCACCCAGCTGATGGCCGTCCGCAAGGGCCGCATGGAGACCATGACCAACCACGGCTCCGGCTGGGTGCGCATGGAGTTCATCGTTCCCTCGCGTGGCCTGATCGGGTTCCGCACCCAGTTCCTGACCGACACCCGCGGCACCGGCATCGCGCACAGCATCTTCGAGGGCCACGAGCCGTGGTTCGGCGAGCTGCGGATGCGCAACAACGGCTCGCTGGTGGCCGACCGCGCGGGCGTCGTGACGCCGTTCGCCATGATGGGCATCCAGGAGCGCGGCACGCTCTTCGTCGAGCCCACCACCGAGGTGTACGAGGGCATGATCGTCGGCGAGAACTCGCGCCAGGACGACATGGACATCAACATCACCAAGGAGAAGAAGCTCACCAACATGCGTGCGGCCTCCTCCGACACCACCGAGAACCTGGTGCCGCCGCGCAAGCTCTCGCTGGAGCAGTCGCTGGAGTTCTGCCGCGAGGACGAGTGCATCGAGGTCACCCCGGAGACCGTGCGCATCCGCAAGGTCGTGCTGGACCAGAAGGAGCGCGGTCGCACCGCCTCCCGGGCCAAGAAGAACTGA
- a CDS encoding ABC transporter permease, which produces MGTYVLRRILQMIPVFIGATLLIFLMVYTLPGDPIAALYGDKAADPAQVAQLRHLYYLDQPIWKQYLHYMSNLLQGNFGTSFTGRSVTSLMGDAFPVTIRLALVAFFCEIFIGIPLGLLSGLYRGSMLDSLVLILTLVVIGIPVFVLAYIAQTIFATNLGWVTPTVQDSTDITQLILPGVVLASLSLAFVARLTRTSIGENRRADYMRTAIAKGLPQRTVITRHLLRNSLIPVVTFLGTDLGALMGGAIVTEGIFNIKGVGNLLYQAISHKEGPTVVGVVTVLVIVYLVASLVVDLLYAVLDPRIRYA; this is translated from the coding sequence ATGGGCACCTATGTGCTCCGGCGGATCCTGCAGATGATCCCGGTCTTCATCGGCGCGACGCTGCTGATCTTCCTGATGGTCTACACCCTGCCGGGCGACCCGATCGCCGCGCTCTACGGCGACAAGGCCGCGGACCCGGCCCAGGTGGCCCAGCTGCGGCACCTGTACTACCTCGACCAGCCGATCTGGAAGCAGTACCTGCACTACATGTCGAACCTGCTGCAGGGGAACTTCGGCACCAGCTTCACCGGTCGGTCGGTCACCTCCCTGATGGGCGACGCCTTCCCGGTGACCATCCGGCTCGCCCTGGTGGCCTTCTTCTGCGAGATCTTCATCGGCATCCCGCTGGGCCTGCTCTCCGGGCTGTACCGGGGAAGCATGCTGGACAGCCTGGTGCTGATCCTGACCCTGGTCGTGATCGGCATCCCGGTCTTCGTGCTGGCCTACATCGCCCAGACGATCTTCGCGACCAATCTGGGCTGGGTCACACCGACCGTGCAGGACTCCACCGACATCACCCAGCTGATCCTGCCGGGCGTGGTGCTCGCCTCGCTCTCGCTGGCCTTCGTGGCCCGGCTGACCAGGACCTCGATCGGCGAGAACAGGCGCGCCGACTACATGCGCACCGCCATCGCCAAGGGCCTGCCGCAGCGCACCGTGATCACCCGGCACCTGCTGCGCAACTCGCTGATCCCGGTGGTGACCTTCCTGGGCACCGACCTCGGGGCGCTGATGGGCGGGGCGATCGTCACCGAAGGCATCTTCAACATCAAAGGTGTCGGCAACCTGCTCTACCAGGCGATCAGCCACAAGGAGGGGCCGACCGTGGTCGGCGTGGTCACCGTGCTGGTGATCGTCTACCTGGTCGCCTCCCTCGTCGTCGACCTGCTCTACGCGGTCCTGGACCCGAGGATCCGGTATGCCTGA
- a CDS encoding succinate dehydrogenase/fumarate reductase iron-sulfur subunit encodes MSYEFRVWRGEAGQGGFVSYQVEVNEGEVVLDVVHRLQATQAPDLAVRWNCKAGKCGSCSAEVNGRPRLLCMTRMSVLPPGEPVVLTPLRAFPPVRDLVTDVGFNYAKAREVPAFVPPPGLAPGEYRMRQQDVQRSQEFRKCIECFLCQDTCHAVRDHEENKAAFAGPRFLMRVAELDMHPLDAAAESGLDRKKDAQELHGLGYCNITKCCTEVCPEHIKITDNALIPLKERVADRKYDPLVWLGNKIGLRPRDSKDSGDSKGSGEQTD; translated from the coding sequence ATGAGCTATGAGTTCCGGGTCTGGCGCGGGGAAGCCGGCCAGGGCGGGTTCGTGAGCTACCAGGTCGAGGTCAACGAGGGCGAGGTGGTGCTCGACGTGGTGCACCGGCTGCAGGCCACCCAGGCGCCCGACCTGGCCGTGCGGTGGAACTGCAAGGCGGGCAAGTGCGGCTCCTGCAGCGCCGAGGTGAACGGGCGGCCGCGGCTGCTCTGCATGACCCGGATGTCGGTGCTGCCGCCCGGCGAGCCGGTGGTGCTCACCCCGCTGCGGGCCTTCCCCCCGGTCCGCGACCTGGTCACCGACGTGGGGTTCAACTACGCCAAGGCCCGCGAGGTCCCGGCCTTCGTGCCGCCACCCGGACTGGCGCCGGGCGAGTACCGGATGCGGCAGCAGGACGTGCAGCGCTCGCAGGAGTTCCGCAAGTGCATCGAGTGCTTCCTCTGCCAGGACACCTGCCACGCGGTGCGCGACCACGAGGAGAACAAGGCCGCCTTCGCCGGTCCGCGCTTCCTGATGCGGGTCGCCGAGCTGGACATGCACCCGCTGGACGCCGCGGCCGAGAGCGGGCTGGACCGCAAGAAGGACGCCCAGGAGCTGCACGGCCTCGGCTACTGCAACATCACCAAGTGCTGCACCGAGGTCTGCCCCGAGCACATCAAGATCACCGACAATGCGCTGATCCCGCTCAAGGAACGGGTCGCCGACCGCAAGTACGACCCGCTGGTCTGGCTGGGCAACAAGATCGGGCTGCGCCCCAGGGACTCCAAGGACTCCGGGGACTCCAAGGGCTCTGGGGAGCAGACCGACTAG
- a CDS encoding ABC transporter permease, producing the protein MTVEQDQLLEVDPEKREEARSLWQDAWRDLRRRPIFIISAFLIVLLVIIAIFPGLFTDADPRKADLVNNYLKRPNWTDFFGAGWFGYDGQGRSIYARVLYGARASMTVGICVTLAVAITGGLAGMVAGYFGGWIDAVLSRLVDIFFGIPLLLGALVILNSFTHRTVWSVVFALAFLGWTQIARVMRGAALTVKQADYVTAARALGAGTGRIMLRHILPNAVAPVIVVATIALGGYIAAEATLSYLGIGLQDPTISWGIDISSAQRVIRTAPFVLFFPAAALSITVLAFIMLGDAVRDALDPKLR; encoded by the coding sequence ATGACGGTCGAACAGGACCAGCTGCTGGAGGTGGATCCGGAGAAGCGGGAAGAAGCCCGGAGTCTCTGGCAGGACGCCTGGCGTGACCTGCGCCGACGGCCGATCTTCATCATCTCGGCGTTCCTGATCGTGCTGCTGGTGATCATCGCGATCTTCCCCGGCCTGTTCACCGACGCCGACCCGCGCAAGGCCGACCTGGTCAACAACTACCTGAAGCGGCCGAACTGGACCGACTTCTTCGGAGCCGGCTGGTTCGGCTACGACGGTCAGGGCCGTTCGATCTACGCCCGGGTGCTGTACGGCGCCCGGGCCTCGATGACGGTCGGCATCTGCGTCACCCTGGCGGTGGCGATCACCGGCGGGCTGGCCGGCATGGTCGCGGGCTACTTCGGCGGCTGGATCGACGCGGTGCTCTCCCGTCTGGTCGACATCTTCTTCGGCATCCCGCTGCTGCTCGGTGCCCTGGTGATCCTGAACTCCTTCACCCACCGCACGGTGTGGAGCGTGGTCTTCGCGCTGGCCTTCCTGGGCTGGACCCAGATCGCCCGCGTGATGCGCGGCGCGGCGCTGACGGTCAAGCAGGCCGACTACGTCACCGCGGCCAGGGCGCTGGGCGCCGGTACCGGGCGGATCATGCTGCGGCACATCCTGCCGAACGCGGTCGCGCCGGTGATCGTGGTGGCCACCATCGCGCTCGGCGGCTACATCGCGGCCGAGGCGACGCTCAGCTACCTGGGCATCGGCCTGCAGGACCCGACCATCTCCTGGGGCATCGACATCTCCTCGGCCCAGCGGGTGATCCGCACCGCGCCGTTCGTGCTGTTCTTCCCGGCCGCCGCCCTCTCCATCACGGTGCTGGCGTTCATCATGCTCGGCGACGCGGTGCGCGACGCCCTCGACCCGAAGCTGCGCTGA
- a CDS encoding ABC transporter family substrate-binding protein yields the protein MKRLLAAVLLLGTLSACSGGPAPAPSAQAARDLTPVDRGAVRDGGTLRWAVDEVPASLDVYAADAPADTALIAHALLPSLYRLDDHARPFADPDYLAGAQVADRTVTYRLNPKAVWSDGTPLTAADFTAQWTALRANHPGYAAIESVAPGADPHQVKVVFRQPYPEWQALFSPLYPAATGFAGTPLSAGPLTVKSLDAKGGKASLVRNPRWWGDAVKVDGIDFLATPNRLDALDQNQVDVAALEGAVDHPPLAKSADALDSSVQALKRAEALPGITLHRAAAPAWTQLTLNGARGPLADAAVRRAIAAAVDRRKLAEAALAPLGLPATTLGNHLLMADQEGYRDNSAALGASAKELHLELNLLYPDGSATARRTADALTAQLATAGVTLHPQAVPAAGFVHDHLAGGDWDLALFSWPATAFPAVDERPLYAKPRPGTDGKPVAGLNFGGTGTDEIDQLFDRAAAEPDQVKRTALLQQADARIWELGHSVPLYQRPELVAVRSSVAGAGAYGFGWPRFQDLGFQR from the coding sequence ATGAAGCGACTGCTCGCCGCCGTGCTGCTGCTCGGCACACTGTCGGCCTGCTCCGGCGGACCGGCCCCCGCCCCGTCCGCCCAGGCCGCCCGGGACCTGACCCCCGTCGACCGCGGCGCGGTCCGCGACGGCGGCACGCTGCGCTGGGCGGTGGACGAGGTGCCCGCCTCGCTGGACGTGTACGCCGCCGACGCCCCGGCGGACACCGCGCTGATCGCGCACGCGCTGCTGCCCAGCCTCTACCGGCTGGACGACCACGCCCGGCCGTTCGCCGACCCCGACTACCTGGCCGGTGCCCAGGTCGCCGACCGGACCGTCACCTACCGCCTGAACCCCAAGGCGGTCTGGAGCGACGGCACCCCGCTGACCGCCGCCGACTTCACCGCCCAGTGGACGGCGCTGCGCGCCAACCACCCCGGCTACGCGGCGATCGAGTCGGTCGCCCCGGGCGCGGACCCGCACCAGGTGAAGGTGGTCTTCCGGCAGCCGTACCCCGAGTGGCAGGCGCTGTTCAGTCCGCTCTACCCGGCCGCGACCGGCTTCGCCGGCACCCCGCTGAGCGCCGGGCCGCTGACGGTCAAGTCGCTGGACGCCAAGGGCGGGAAGGCCTCGCTGGTGCGCAACCCGCGCTGGTGGGGCGATGCGGTGAAAGTCGACGGGATCGACTTCCTGGCCACGCCCAACCGCCTGGACGCGCTGGACCAGAACCAGGTCGACGTGGCCGCCCTGGAGGGCGCCGTCGACCACCCGCCGCTGGCCAAGTCCGCCGACGCGCTGGACTCCTCGGTGCAGGCGCTGAAGCGGGCCGAGGCGCTGCCCGGCATCACCCTGCACCGGGCCGCCGCTCCCGCCTGGACCCAGCTCACCCTGAACGGCGCCCGCGGCCCGCTGGCGGACGCCGCCGTGCGCCGCGCGATCGCCGCCGCCGTGGACCGCAGGAAGCTCGCCGAGGCCGCGCTCGCCCCGCTCGGCCTGCCCGCCACCACGCTGGGCAACCACCTGCTGATGGCCGATCAGGAGGGCTACCGCGACAACAGCGCGGCGCTCGGCGCCAGCGCCAAGGAGCTGCACCTCGAGCTGAACCTGCTCTACCCGGACGGATCGGCCACCGCCCGCCGGACCGCCGACGCGCTGACCGCCCAGCTGGCCACCGCCGGCGTGACCCTGCACCCGCAGGCGGTGCCCGCGGCCGGCTTCGTCCACGACCACCTGGCCGGCGGCGACTGGGACCTCGCGCTCTTCTCCTGGCCGGCCACCGCCTTCCCGGCCGTGGACGAGCGCCCGCTCTACGCCAAACCGCGCCCGGGAACCGACGGCAAGCCGGTGGCCGGCCTGAACTTCGGCGGGACCGGCACCGACGAGATCGACCAGCTCTTCGACCGGGCCGCCGCCGAACCCGACCAGGTCAAGCGCACCGCGCTGCTGCAGCAGGCCGACGCCCGGATCTGGGAGCTGGGCCACTCGGTCCCGCTCTACCAGCGCCCCGAGCTGGTCGCGGTGCGGTCCTCCGTGGCCGGTGCGGGCGCCTACGGCTTCGGCTGGCCGCGCTTCCAGGACCTCGGGTTCCAGCGCTGA
- a CDS encoding ABC transporter ATP-binding protein, producing the protein MTTTVGTPLLDVRDLHVEFKTRDGVAKAVNGVNYNVSAGETLAVLGESGSGKSVTAQAIMGILDMPPARIPQGQILFRGEDMLAMDKETRRKIRGQKIAMIFQDALSSLNPVLNVGFQLGEMYRAHRGTSRKDAKAKAIELMERVRIPAAAQRVNDYPHQFSGGMRQRIMIAMALALEPDLIIADEPTTALDVTVQAQVMDLLAELQAEYHMGLILITHDLGVVADVADKIAVMYAGRIVETAPVHELYASPAHPYTRGLLDSIPRLDQKGQELYAIKGLPPNLLRIPPGCPFNPRCPRAQDICRVTLPPLLTVTDDSGAAQPGRASACHFWKETLHDE; encoded by the coding sequence ATGACCACCACCGTCGGCACGCCCTTGCTGGACGTCCGGGACCTGCACGTGGAGTTCAAGACCCGGGACGGCGTGGCCAAGGCCGTCAACGGGGTCAACTACAACGTCAGCGCGGGGGAGACGCTCGCCGTGCTGGGCGAGTCGGGCTCCGGCAAGTCGGTCACCGCGCAGGCCATCATGGGCATCCTGGACATGCCGCCGGCCCGGATCCCGCAGGGCCAGATCCTGTTCCGCGGCGAGGACATGCTCGCCATGGACAAGGAGACGCGTCGCAAGATCCGCGGGCAGAAGATCGCGATGATCTTCCAGGACGCGCTCTCCTCGCTCAACCCGGTCCTCAACGTGGGCTTCCAGCTGGGCGAGATGTACCGCGCGCACCGGGGCACCTCACGCAAGGACGCCAAGGCCAAGGCGATCGAGCTGATGGAGCGGGTGCGGATCCCGGCCGCCGCCCAGCGGGTCAACGACTACCCGCACCAGTTCTCCGGCGGCATGCGCCAGCGCATCATGATCGCGATGGCGCTGGCCCTGGAACCCGACCTGATCATCGCCGACGAGCCGACCACCGCCCTGGACGTCACCGTGCAGGCCCAGGTGATGGACCTGCTCGCGGAACTGCAGGCCGAGTACCACATGGGCCTGATCCTGATCACCCACGACCTCGGCGTGGTCGCGGACGTGGCCGACAAGATCGCGGTGATGTACGCCGGGCGGATCGTCGAGACCGCCCCCGTGCACGAGCTCTACGCCAGCCCCGCGCACCCGTACACTCGCGGCCTGCTCGACTCGATCCCGCGGCTGGACCAGAAGGGCCAGGAGCTCTACGCCATCAAGGGCCTGCCGCCCAACCTGCTGCGGATCCCGCCCGGCTGCCCGTTCAACCCGCGCTGCCCGCGCGCCCAGGACATCTGCCGGGTGACCCTGCCCCCGCTGCTCACGGTGACCGACGACAGCGGAGCGGCGCAGCCCGGGCGGGCCAGCGCCTGCCACTTCTGGAAGGAGACGCTCCATGACGAATGA